TACCTTGTAAAAAAACTCCCACAGCCCAACCATTTTCTAAACATTCTAAAGCTGCCCGAATGGCATTGCGATCGGCGTTACCTCGGCTCACGGGGTAAGCACCATACAATTTAATGGCTTGTGCTAAAACCGGAATTTCAAATAATTCTTGTTTAGCCATATATGCTACTGGACGACGCACACAATTAGAAACAATGGGTGGGTCAAAGTAACTAGCATGATTGCTGACAACTACTAATGGATCTGATTGCGGCACATTTTCCACACCATAAATCTTGCCCTGAAAGTAAGCATGAAGCATGGGGCTGACAACCGACCATTTAAAGGCGTGGTAAAGTGCCAGACTAATAAACGGTTCACGACTGCGAGACATAAGAAGTATGAATTATGAAGTATGTAGCCGCTTTTAGCGGTGAAGCAGTGAGTTGGGCGGGTAACCCGACTTAAAGCAACTGCTGAACCCGAAGGGCTTGCCACAGGCTAGTGTGAAGTCGAGTATTTCATACTTCACACTTTTGAATTTTTTAGTCCGGTAATTCAGCACCATTACGGACGTTCTTTAAGATTAAATCAGAAGTGGTACGTTTAATTAAACCAGTTAAAACATTACCAGGGCCAATTTCTATGACTTGTTCAATGTTATTAGCTGGTAATTGCAGTGAAATTTCTCGCCAACGTACCGAACCAGTCATCTGTTGAGTTAGACGCTGTTTTAAAATTTGGGCATCAGTCGAGGGTACAGGCTCA
This window of the Nostoc sp. HK-01 genome carries:
- a CDS encoding putative acyltransferase; the encoded protein is MSRSREPFISLALYHAFKWSVVSPMLHAYFQGKIYGVENVPQSDPLVVVSNHASYFDPPIVSNCVRRPVAYMAKQELFEIPVLAQAIKLYGAYPVSRGNADRNAIRAALECLENGWAVGVFLQGTRTPDGRITDPKKGAALLAAKAQAPILPVSLWGSEGILEKGSSLPRAVPLTIRIGEVIDPPSSTNKEQLEAVTQKCAAVINEMHDLGR